A single Pseudochaenichthys georgianus chromosome 10, fPseGeo1.2, whole genome shotgun sequence DNA region contains:
- the aldob gene encoding fructose-bisphosphate aldolase B gives MQERQEVRGSIGLFMTHQFPSLSPEQKKELSDIAQRIVAPGKGILAADESTGTMGKRLEKIKVENSEENRRYFRDLLFSTDPSISNCVGGIIFFHETLYQKSDSGKLFPQVIKDKGIVVGIKVDKGTAGLNGTDGETTTQGLDGLSERCAQYKKDGCDFAKWRCVLKISDSCPTSVAIAENANVLARYASICQQNGLVPIVEPEILPDGTHDLLRCQYVTEKVLAAVYKALSDHHVYLEGTLLKPNMVTAGQSCAKTFTPQEVAMATVTALRRTVPASVPGICFLSGGQSEEEASLNLNAINQVPLNRPWKLSFSYGRALQASALAAWQGKTANKAAAQEAFCSRAKINGLASKGEYKASGSADQASMQSLFSASYIY, from the exons ATGCAAGAGAGGCAGGAAGTTAGAGGCAGCATAGGTTTATT CATGACTCATCAGTTCCCGTCCCTCTCTCCGGAGCAGAAGAAGGAGCTCTCTGACATTGCTCAGAGGATCGTAGCTCCAGGAAAGGGCATCCTGGCTGCAGATGAATCAACAG GAACTATGGGAAAGCGTCTTGAGAAAATCAAGGTGGAGAACAGCGAGGAGAACCGTCGTTACTTCCGTGACCTTCTCTTCTCCACTGACCCCTCAATCTCCAACTGTGTGGGTGGGATCATCTTCTTCCATGAGACGCTCTACCAGAAATCAGACAGCGGCAAGCTCTTCCCCCAGGTCATCAAAGATAAGGGCATTGTTGTTGGCATCAAG GTTGACAAAGGCACAGCCGGTCTTAATGGAACAGATGGAGAGACCACCACACAAG GTCTGGACGGCCTCTCTGAGCGCTGTGCCCAGTATAAGAAAGACGGCTGTGACTTTGCCAAGTGGAGGTGTGTGCTGAAGATCTCAGACAGCTGCCCAACCTCTGTGGCCATCGCGGAGAACGCCAACGTCCTTGCCAGATATGCCAGCATCTGCCAACAG AATGGCCTGGTGCCTATTGTGGAGCCAGAGATTCTGCCTGACGGAACCCACGACCTGCTGCGCTGCCAGTATGTCACTGAAAAG gttctggctgctgtgtacAAGGCTCTGTCTGATCACCATGTGTACCTGGAGGGCACTCTGCTGAAGCCCAACATGGTCACAGCTGGACAGTCCTGTGCAAAGACGTTCACCCCTCAGGAGGTTGCCATGGCCACAGTGACCGCTCTGAGGCGCACTGTTCCAGCTTCTGTGCCTG GTATCTGCTTCCTCTCTGGAGGCCAGAGCGAGGAGGAGGCCTCCCTCAACCTGAACGCCATCAACCAGGTGCCCCTCAACCGCCCCTGGAAGCTGAGCTTCTCTTACGGCCGTGCGCTCCAGGCCTCTGCTCTCGCAGCCTGGCAGGGCAAAACTGCCAACAAAGCCGCTGCACAGGAAGCTTTCTGCAGCCGGGCCAAG